GTTTCAGTTTGGATTGCAGTTCGGAAGAAAGAAGGAGCTTTTCACTTTGTTTTCCGTTCTCACGAAGATTAAGATTTTGATCGGAGGATATGAAAATCCGGGAGTTAGAATTTTATTTTACATTTTTCTTTTGTCGGGAATCGGAATCAATCGAAGGTTATTGAAGGAGAGATTTTTATTTCTTTTTGTTTGGATTTTTGGAACCCTTATATTCCTCTTTTTATCCACCGAATTTTATTACGTGATGTATCTTACCCTTCCGCTTTCTGCGTTAGGTGGAATGTTGTTTGAAGAATCCGATCGTAAGAGGGTGATTTACGTAGGTTCGGGGCTTTTATTTTGCAATTTGATCGTTTTGTTTCTCGCGTATCGAAAAGTTGGCTTTATCAATCCGGAATTCGATCTCGGAAGAAAATTTTCGGAGGAAATTGCGGCTGAATTGAGATATTCCAAGAAGATTTATCTTCAGGCGATTCCGGATCCGTATTTTTACCTAAGGGAAAGATATCCGGATCAAAAAATTTTAGAATTTATTCCGGGCGAACTTCCGGTTCCTTCGGGGATGTTTGCGGGTACTTTGGATTCCATCGATACGTTTGTTTTCAGTGAAGGGACGAAACGGAACGATACTGTGGAAAGTTATCTTAAGGAAAATTCGTCTTCTTTTTATAAAAAAAATATTTCCGTTTCTCCTTCTACGACTCGAAAATTAGTGCGCGCTCAGGCGGAAATTTATCTCCGGAAAAAAAAATGAATTCTTTTTGGCT
The nucleotide sequence above comes from Leptospira weilii. Encoded proteins:
- a CDS encoding ArnT family glycosyltransferase, producing the protein MSRKTFAFISSKTLSWISPFFLALLFVWILYNDRLEFPPIWPDEVLFFSPSQDFAEFGTLRTRVLEGLIPGMEETTLWMPPLYFFSGGLWMKYVFPGIVGLRLFTIVVAALCVFIFYGILFRIGFSLLSALFAGLLLVTDLLFLRVGTMARMEMLCLFFALASLFLSVRTALDEHPRPVGKVEAFFSGIFLGLSFLSHPFGSVFGVPSLYLLWRRKSLSTSWFWVGGILPLTIWIVWLLPHWNLFLFQFGLQFGRKKELFTLFSVLTKIKILIGGYENPGVRILFYIFLLSGIGINRRLLKERFLFLFVWIFGTLIFLFLSTEFYYVMYLTLPLSALGGMLFEESDRKRVIYVGSGLLFCNLIVLFLAYRKVGFINPEFDLGRKFSEEIAAELRYSKKIYLQAIPDPYFYLRERYPDQKILEFIPGELPVPSGMFAGTLDSIDTFVFSEGTKRNDTVESYLKENSSSFYKKNISVSPSTTRKLVRAQAEIYLRKKK